The Leclercia sp. S52 genome has a segment encoding these proteins:
- a CDS encoding acetyltransferase: MKIETAVPSQFERLVAIWESSVRATHHFLQESDIAALRPLLLNAYLPNLNVVIARDETGAIHGFLGVDENRIEMLFVDDASRGKGVGSLLLRYAIDHFGANEVDVNEQNPQGVGFYQHMGFVQTGRSELDGQGNPFPLLHMRYGG, encoded by the coding sequence ATGAAAATCGAAACCGCAGTTCCCTCACAATTTGAACGTCTCGTCGCGATCTGGGAGTCCTCCGTTCGTGCCACTCACCACTTTCTGCAGGAGAGCGATATCGCGGCGTTACGCCCGCTATTGCTCAACGCTTATCTGCCAAATTTAAACGTTGTGATTGCCCGGGATGAAACCGGCGCTATTCACGGCTTTTTAGGCGTGGACGAAAACCGCATCGAAATGCTGTTTGTCGACGATGCGAGCCGGGGGAAAGGCGTCGGCTCGCTGTTGCTGAGGTACGCCATTGACCATTTCGGTGCTAACGAGGTGGACGTTAACGAGCAAAACCCGCAGGGCGTGGGGTTTTATCAGCATATGGGGTTTGTGCAAACCGGGCGGTCGGAACTGGACGGGCAGGGTAATCCGTTTCCGTTGCTGCATATGCGGTATGGCGGTTAA
- a CDS encoding DUF1932 domain-containing protein: MTAITFIGFGEAGGIFASELARDHAVTVWDCKLSGAEREPMLTKARQAGVRAAGSLAEALEGAALVFSTVTAGSALDVAQQAAPLLTAGQYFLDLNSVAPQTKRDAARHFLPGAYVDVAVMAPVPPARRKSPLLVGGPQAEAIASVLSAMGLNARSGADEIGKVSAIKMCRSVMIKGLEALTTECLFAAREYGVEEEVLASLHASFPSLGWNGEFPGYLIGRVAEHGIRRSEEMEEVVKTLRDVGGDGVMSQATVQAQRQLPEKMAERGVSYAALAPFVWQVLAGKVKG, from the coding sequence ATGACGGCAATAACCTTTATTGGTTTTGGCGAGGCGGGCGGTATTTTTGCCAGCGAACTGGCGCGGGATCATGCCGTCACCGTCTGGGACTGCAAGCTCAGCGGCGCAGAGCGCGAACCGATGCTGACTAAAGCCCGTCAGGCTGGCGTACGTGCCGCCGGCTCGCTGGCGGAAGCCCTTGAAGGCGCGGCGCTGGTCTTCTCGACCGTCACGGCGGGTTCTGCCCTGGATGTGGCGCAGCAGGCCGCGCCGCTGTTAACGGCCGGGCAGTATTTTCTCGATCTCAACTCGGTGGCGCCGCAGACCAAACGCGATGCCGCCCGCCATTTCCTGCCCGGCGCGTATGTCGATGTGGCGGTCATGGCGCCGGTTCCCCCTGCACGACGTAAATCACCGCTGCTTGTCGGCGGCCCGCAGGCAGAGGCGATCGCGTCGGTACTGAGTGCGATGGGGTTAAACGCCCGCTCTGGCGCAGACGAGATCGGGAAGGTGTCGGCAATCAAAATGTGTCGCAGCGTGATGATCAAAGGGCTGGAAGCCCTTACCACCGAATGCCTGTTCGCTGCTCGTGAATACGGGGTGGAGGAAGAGGTGCTGGCCTCGCTACACGCCAGTTTTCCGTCGCTGGGCTGGAACGGGGAGTTCCCCGGTTATCTGATCGGCCGCGTCGCCGAGCACGGTATCCGCCGCAGCGAAGAGATGGAAGAGGTGGTCAAAACCCTGCGTGACGTGGGTGGCGATGGGGTGATGAGCCAGGCGACCGTGCAGGCGCAACGCCAGTTACCCGAGAAGATGGCGGAGCGTGGGGTGAGTTATGCTGCGCTGGCCCCCTTTGTGTGGCAGGTGCTGGCCGGGAAGGTGAAGGGGTAG
- a CDS encoding tlde1 domain-containing protein, with protein MSWEYDVKEHKFYLDGVYQFDADYAGASGYKNDPAQECVKNSGPLPRGKYTIGAPHNSAHTGKYTLSLTPYSTNDMCGRDAFKIHGKSSQHPEDSSEGCIIAPLSARRSIWKSEDTELIVK; from the coding sequence ATGTCGTGGGAATATGACGTAAAAGAACACAAATTTTATCTCGATGGAGTCTACCAGTTCGATGCTGATTACGCAGGGGCAAGTGGATATAAGAACGATCCCGCTCAGGAGTGCGTTAAGAACAGCGGGCCTCTGCCGCGAGGAAAATATACTATCGGTGCGCCCCATAATTCTGCCCACACTGGGAAATATACCCTCAGCCTTACACCTTATTCGACAAATGATATGTGCGGGAGAGATGCGTTCAAAATTCATGGGAAAAGCAGTCAGCATCCGGAAGACTCATCTGAAGGATGTATTATTGCTCCATTAAGTGCCAGAAGGAGCATCTGGAAAAGTGAGGATACGGAGCTGATAGTCAAATGA
- a CDS encoding AraC family transcriptional regulator has product MFPFSVTQHPGKISRQQAGTTVHEGSGYELISFDAEKLNVFAAEVYYCEPHWHSAPELICILSGEFSVTLGHSTSVFAAGDMLWINPDEIHSLEARAPNSQLLTIQFAPSLFDETHPAPLMENGSLTSQQADDIRNSVIALVEHLVHARPSFSRIALIYQLLGSLAVQDDRQQVTVRNKDQQLVKYGIEFINQHFDDELTLTTIADNAGVSYHHFSRIFKKISGYNFKEYLTMIRINKAKRLLKDTQIPITDISYSCGFSGHKQLIFAFNKYCRMTPTAFRKSYITALNSADELQVMTDSRFLPLDEGVIAQLHRFNQISL; this is encoded by the coding sequence ATGTTTCCATTTTCTGTCACCCAGCATCCAGGGAAGATCTCCCGGCAGCAGGCCGGGACCACCGTCCATGAAGGCAGCGGCTACGAACTGATCTCCTTTGACGCGGAGAAACTGAACGTATTCGCCGCCGAGGTGTACTACTGCGAGCCGCACTGGCACTCGGCCCCGGAGCTGATCTGCATTCTGTCGGGAGAGTTTTCCGTCACCCTCGGCCATAGCACCTCGGTCTTTGCCGCCGGCGACATGCTGTGGATCAACCCGGATGAGATCCACTCCCTGGAGGCACGCGCACCGAACAGCCAGCTGCTGACGATCCAGTTTGCGCCGAGCCTGTTTGATGAGACCCATCCTGCGCCGCTGATGGAGAACGGTTCCCTGACCAGTCAGCAGGCAGATGACATCAGAAACAGCGTGATTGCGCTGGTCGAGCACCTGGTGCATGCCCGGCCGTCGTTCAGCCGTATCGCCCTGATTTATCAGCTTTTAGGCTCGCTAGCCGTGCAGGATGACCGCCAGCAGGTCACCGTCAGAAATAAAGATCAGCAGCTGGTGAAGTACGGCATTGAGTTTATTAATCAGCACTTTGACGATGAGCTGACCTTAACCACCATTGCCGATAACGCCGGGGTCAGTTACCACCACTTCTCGCGCATTTTTAAGAAGATCAGCGGCTACAACTTTAAAGAGTATCTGACCATGATCCGCATAAATAAGGCCAAGCGGCTGCTGAAGGATACCCAGATTCCGATCACCGATATCAGCTACAGCTGCGGGTTTAGCGGTCACAAGCAGCTGATTTTTGCCTTCAATAAATACTGCCGCATGACGCCAACGGCTTTTCGTAAAAGCTACATTACGGCGCTTAATTCTGCTGATGAGTTGCAGGTGATGACTGACTCACGATTTTTGCCGCTGGATGAAGGGGTGATTGCGCAGCTGCACAGGTTTAATCAGATATCTTTGTAG
- the tssD gene encoding type VI secretion system tube protein TssD produces the protein MAIPVYLWLEDDSGRSIKGSVDIKNREGSIEVIELMHSVEQPIDKFSGKITSKRIYSSYAFMKEIDSSSPWLYKALSTGQTLKKAEFIFYRINCNGLEEAYFKTTLENAKVVQIEPVMFDIKHPQNARNTHQEYIDLTYEKITWHYLDGNIIHSDTWKERD, from the coding sequence ATGGCCATACCCGTTTATTTGTGGCTTGAAGATGATTCTGGCCGATCTATTAAAGGTTCAGTTGACATAAAAAATCGTGAGGGTTCAATTGAAGTTATCGAATTAATGCATTCAGTCGAGCAACCCATCGATAAATTTTCCGGAAAAATAACATCCAAGCGCATATATAGTTCTTATGCATTCATGAAAGAGATTGATTCATCATCCCCTTGGTTATACAAGGCTCTCAGCACTGGCCAAACGTTAAAAAAAGCAGAATTCATATTTTATCGAATAAATTGTAACGGACTGGAGGAAGCGTACTTCAAAACAACTTTAGAGAACGCGAAGGTCGTTCAAATTGAGCCGGTTATGTTTGATATCAAACACCCTCAAAATGCGCGCAACACGCATCAGGAGTATATCGACCTGACATATGAAAAAATCACGTGGCATTACCTTGACGGAAACATTATCCACTCGGACACATGGAAAGAAAGAGACTAA